A window of Salvia splendens isolate huo1 chromosome 8, SspV2, whole genome shotgun sequence genomic DNA:
ACATATAGTACTTATTTGTTACAACTTACAATAAGTAGTTCATCTACACAATATCGGTAAGATCTTAATATAGAATGAAAATTGAAATCACTTAGACTAGTTCATGTAATAGATCATATACCACACGTCCACACCAATATAGTCCTCTATTAGttgatattattatataatactccctccgtccaataaaaatatgagcattgaGTATGACACAAGAATTAAGATatattggtaaaataagagaggggAGGAGAATGATATgacaaagtaagagaggggaggagaatgatagttaaaggagagttagtggatagtgagccctacattatttaactgatataattttctaaaaatagaatgcacatatttttgtgggacgaacgaaaatgaaaagtacacatatttttatgagacggatggaATAATATAAAAGCATCTCGCTTTTTTTGCAAGTTGCGAAGTAAGCACGGGTGATCTTACAAGTCAAACTCCattaatatactactatttcACGCCCCCTTCAATTAAGCAACCTAAAAAGACCAAAAAATATGAGACCAATTTAAACCACTATTTCCTTGCAAACAATGTGGGGCAACTCTATGTCTAAACAccgtccagagcctttgtcctagcggcaatgaACTCAtgcattattgtatgaggtgtcGAGTTCGAGCTCTCTTGACattaattgtaaattgtaatttcctccttcgtataggagtttatttataaaaaaaaaactctaacgTCCCCTTGAACAAACGCACAAAACAACTTGCAATGCTACCTAATAAATAAGTGTGCAACTTGTGCACCCAATATTTTATCCATAATTTTCCAATTCCATTCCTGTTTTTTTCTTCTCTGTTTTAGCCGGGATATTAGGCAAGCTGTAGTATAAAACAAGGCCTCACAACATAGTACTAGTGCGTTCACGCATCTGGAGATTCTccgtttttaaaagaaaagaaatgaagaaatgCGAGCTGTGCAACAAGGTTGCAAGAATGTACTGTGAATCCGACGAAGCAAGTCTGTGCTGGGGTTGTGATTTCAGGGTGCACACAGCAAACTTCCTAGTGGCCAAACACACCAGAACTCTTCTCTGCCATGCCTGCCAGTCTCCAACTCCATGGTCAGGCACCGGTCCCAAACTCGGCCCCACTGTTTCTGTTTGCGAGGCGTGTATTAATGGCGGGAGAGACAGAGGAGATCGCACTGCCGATGATGAAGATAATGATAACAATGAGGAAAGCAGTGATCTTACTCTTGTTGATGATGACGATATTGAAAACCAAGTTGTCCCTTTGTCTTTACCACCGTCTTTAGCGTCTTCGACTTCTTCCTGCAGAAATGAGTCCTCCTTCACCACAAGAGATGACTTAACTAGACCTACAAGTTCATATGATGTATGTATTCACTGCACTCTCTTTCAATCCTGAATTTGCTCAAACTATTGGTGTTTTTCGTTGGTCAGGTAAGCGAAAGTGGGAAAGAGAAGAGCAGTGCTAAAAAGATGAGATCATGGATGTGGAGATAGCACAAGATGAAGACGACAGCAGCAGCTTCAAGGGTTGTAGTGCTATGTGACCTAATTAATCACAATTAGTCATGTGTATTATTCACTTGTAGTAAAAAATTTAGAGCAGCCAGCACATTGTACTTTTTTAGCAGTTTAAATGATATAGTTAGTGTTTGAGTTTAAATTCTGACTCACATTGTTCAAGAAATGTGACTTTCAAAAGTGTTGTTCTCATGTGTGAGTCTCATGATTCATGTCCTAATATTTACCAAGTTCAAAGTGTGAAGGGATAGCATAGTATCCGAGTGTGTTTCAATAGAGACAAAAGAGGACACAAAACTCCACGTGTAATCAACAAATGTGGATGGAGAAAGTTTTCAACGGTTATAAATTAATGACTACTTAAAGCTTCAACATCAAGCATGCCATGCTAATTGAAACTGGAAATGTTCATGAACCTGGCCTCCTTATTTCTAGTCGAGATTTTATCATCCTACACCTGTCGATTCTGCTTTGTACCAGTGAACAAACTTGATAAGCTAATGCATCTCAATTGGTTTTGATGGAAATATGGATATATTAGACATTTTATTAAGGTTGATATCTTGGGATTGGTGTACTGAATAGATTGGTGTTAGAGCCTATCCTTGCGTACCGTCCCCACCTTCTTCCCATCCCCGGTTGTTAGACATCCACGTCCatgtctcaataccgtctcatcCATTAATTATCCATGAGTCTCACTgcactttttactccatctcttaactaagataCAACACTTgcaccctccatctcttaaccatctcatctcttaactattcattcaatttcatttttttatttttatttttaacaaatccaattaataaaaacacacttcaaagaaaattacaatttaaaatcctaaaaaattaaaaaaacacataattaaaatcttaaaaaaaaataaaaatacttaatttaaaatactataaattaaaaattgcactcttaaattataaaaactactcagCCGATGAATCaccccccgaaggcggtggcggtgcacccgTTTGAGgtggaataccaagttgtcttgtcAGATACGCAATGCCGGCAatatgggcttgatattggtaAGACGTCATGCGGaaagtgtcagccatcgtggcggtgaagtacatggacattagggagggcGGCAGCGTGCCTTGGGAGCCcgtctggcttgattcgcctcggcccctccttgCGCAAGCTCTAGCCTCCTTCGCCGCTTTGTTCTCTTGCGGCTGACGTCGTGTATCGGAGGAGCCCCCTCCATCGGATATCGGaaactcaacctcttgtgaggcgttaCCTtccccgccctcactagacgagtattggccacccgtcgtgtgcttcgtgcgtttcaaGCTCGtgcccgtgctggactggacaccgccaacCCACCTATCAACCTCTTTGACCGACTGccaaacatcggcatatttGAAATCTTTGCCGGTGTCGGCTTTAAAGACTCGCAAAGTCTCTCTCAGAATGTCagctccactggctccgctttggtaattctCCGCTTCATGCTTGTAGATCCCACAAAATATTTTGATATCGTTGTCGGCTCGCTCAAAATGACTGCGAAGCATCTTCATGTTGCGCTTGAAGGTCCCCCTCGTATTTTGCTCGTTGTATACGGCGGTGACCttatcccaaaaacacttgcgaGATTGTTGATTCTCGACGATGGGATcgttcccgacgatgggatagTACGACGTGCTGAtccaagcgttgaacagagcCATCGTCTCCGCGGAGCTGTATGGATGATGGCCTACgtcctccaccgcctcgtccacctcctcttcctcctcgttttCAAATCCACGACAGgcggagcttccaccgcctcgtccccCTCCTCTGCTGGCTCGtcctcctccacctcctcctcttCTAGCTCCGGTCGGAAGGTTTTTCGGAGTGTGTTCCTCCGGAATATTCTccataatttgggataatccctgcgttTGCCCATACCTCAGGGCGGAGGGACGAAAGTATGCATCCATTGGAAAAGATGGTGTTTGGtacgccggcgtcgacgagccttgggtgcccgacgacgaaccggaactggaaccacccaaaacattgtacatgcccccagtcgacAAACGCGTTCAAGTCGTAGCCGCTCTcgccgccggagtttccgtcaccggacatttttgcagaaattggagaggaaagagagatgatatgatagtgatgagaagaaaaaagatgagagatagtgtgtttgtgtgtaaaatgaaagaggtaatgagattatttatagaataaaaaaataaaaataaaaataaaaaatttaaattcaaaccGTAATATAaccgttttaaaattttaatttttaattttttttcggaaaatccatttaaaaaaatattatttattgcGTTAACTTGacgacgacgcccactcgcgggcaggCGCCAGAGCTCGCCAGCTTCATCGCCCCGGAGAGACACGCGACGAGACGGGGGACCTGCATCGCTATCTCGATGTTGGTTCATCTCGCCAAGACAAGTCCGAGCCCGCATCGAGATggcgatgcggatgctctta
This region includes:
- the LOC121743675 gene encoding B-box zinc finger protein 21-like, with product MKKCELCNKVARMYCESDEASLCWGCDFRVHTANFLVAKHTRTLLCHACQSPTPWSGTGPKLGPTVSVCEACINGGRDRGDRTADDEDNDNNEESSDLTLVDDDDIENQVVPLSLPPSLASSTSSCRNESSFTTRDDLTRPTSSYDVSESGKEKSSAKKMRSWMWR